A stretch of Anaeromyxobacter dehalogenans 2CP-1 DNA encodes these proteins:
- a CDS encoding alpha/beta fold hydrolase, producing MTSLVFLPGAGGRGAFWAPVADRLADLGPSVRLDYPGFGGCPPDPAIRSSGDLFAWVLARLPAGRSHVVAQSMGGALAVRLALEHPERVERLVLVATSGGVDLRGTGAADWRPEYLASLPGVPRWFVDDRTDHTARLGELAAPTLLLWSDADPVSPLAVGRLLEARIPGAALEVFAGGTHAFANERPDEVAAAIRAPLTGAPPARGR from the coding sequence ATGACGTCGCTCGTCTTCCTCCCCGGCGCCGGCGGCCGGGGCGCCTTCTGGGCGCCGGTGGCCGATCGGCTCGCCGACCTCGGCCCGTCCGTACGCCTCGACTACCCGGGCTTCGGCGGCTGCCCGCCCGACCCGGCCATCCGCTCCTCCGGCGACCTGTTCGCCTGGGTGCTGGCGCGGCTACCGGCGGGCCGGAGCCACGTCGTCGCGCAGTCGATGGGGGGCGCGCTGGCGGTGCGCCTCGCCCTCGAGCACCCGGAGCGCGTGGAGCGGCTCGTGCTCGTCGCGACCTCGGGCGGCGTGGACCTGCGCGGCACCGGCGCCGCCGACTGGCGGCCGGAGTACCTGGCGTCGCTGCCCGGCGTGCCGCGCTGGTTCGTGGACGACCGGACCGACCACACCGCGCGGCTCGGCGAGCTCGCCGCACCCACGCTGCTCCTGTGGAGCGACGCCGACCCGGTGAGCCCGCTCGCGGTGGGGCGCCTGCTCGAGGCGCGGATTCCGGGGGCCGCGCTGGAGGTGTTCGCGGGCGGCACCCACGCGTTCGCGAACGAGCGGCCGGATGAGGTGGCGGCCGCGATCCGCGCGCCCCTCACCGGCGCCCCGCCGGCGAGGGGCCGCTGA
- a CDS encoding YeiH family protein, with translation MERSTPEPRTSSARSIPSFLVPAAGLACVAIPHVSPALALAAGVALALSTGNPYAATTRALARRLLPVSVVALGGAMDLRVVAHVGARGVGYTFVSIAACLALGALLARAAHVEARTAALISVGTAICGGSAIAAVAPVVGADEHETSIALGAVFLLNSAALLVFPLVGHAAGLAEPAFGLWAALGIHDTSSVVGATLAYGPQALAVGTTVKLARALWIVPVTLAIGLVARRARGGGAASAARPPWFILGFVAVAALATFLPALRPAGLLAAEAGRRALVLTLFLVGLGLSRQALRSVGAGALAMAVALWLAVATATLAAVRTGLVHL, from the coding sequence ATGGAACGGTCCACCCCCGAGCCCCGCACCTCATCCGCTCGATCGATCCCGTCCTTCCTCGTGCCGGCCGCGGGACTGGCCTGCGTGGCGATCCCGCACGTCTCGCCCGCGCTGGCGCTCGCCGCCGGCGTCGCGCTCGCGCTCTCGACCGGGAACCCGTACGCCGCCACCACGCGCGCGCTGGCCCGGCGGCTCCTGCCTGTCTCCGTGGTGGCGCTCGGCGGCGCCATGGATCTCCGCGTGGTCGCGCACGTCGGGGCGCGCGGCGTGGGCTACACCTTCGTCAGCATCGCCGCGTGCCTGGCCCTCGGCGCGCTCCTCGCCCGCGCCGCGCACGTGGAGGCCCGCACCGCGGCGCTCATCTCGGTCGGCACCGCCATCTGCGGCGGGAGCGCCATCGCCGCGGTCGCGCCGGTGGTCGGGGCGGACGAGCACGAGACGTCGATCGCGCTCGGCGCGGTGTTCCTGCTGAACTCGGCCGCGCTGCTCGTGTTCCCGCTGGTGGGCCACGCGGCAGGCCTGGCGGAGCCGGCGTTCGGCCTCTGGGCGGCGCTCGGCATCCACGACACGAGCTCGGTGGTGGGCGCCACGCTCGCGTACGGCCCCCAGGCGCTCGCGGTGGGGACCACGGTGAAGCTCGCCCGCGCGCTCTGGATCGTGCCGGTGACGCTGGCCATCGGCCTCGTGGCGCGGCGCGCGCGCGGCGGCGGCGCGGCGTCCGCGGCGCGCCCGCCCTGGTTCATCCTGGGCTTCGTGGCGGTGGCCGCGCTCGCGACGTTCCTGCCCGCGCTGCGCCCCGCCGGGCTGCTGGCCGCCGAGGCGGGGCGCCGCGCGCTGGTGCTGACGCTGTTCCTGGTGGGCCTCGGCCTCTCCCGGCAGGCGCTCCGCTCCGTCGGCGCCGGCGCCCTGGCGATGGCGGTCGCGCTCTGGCTCGCGGTCGCGACCGCGACGCTCGCCGCGGTGCGGACCGGGCTCGTGCACCTCTGA
- the bla gene encoding subclass B1 metallo-beta-lactamase, with the protein MRMLLTVALAVLPFASLADAHAHGEAEIDLGQRVWARPISRDAWIIRSVSPIAGFGDVESNAVLVAGAAESVLIDTPATEAQTAPVLAWAAETLRRPVRHLVVTHWHADRMGGIGLARPNRIRTYALGKTRALAQRHGLVVPERELRPEERLALAGVKLETWYPGHGHTADNLVVWLPANGLLVGGCFVKAAEARTLGNLEEIDPVQWAKGAAAAARRYPQPRTVVPGHGAAGGPELLRHTAELAQAYAAEHGREGERRR; encoded by the coding sequence ATGCGAATGCTGCTCACCGTCGCGCTCGCGGTCCTCCCCTTCGCGAGCCTGGCCGACGCTCACGCGCACGGCGAGGCGGAGATCGACCTCGGCCAGCGCGTCTGGGCCCGGCCCATCTCGCGCGATGCCTGGATCATCCGGTCGGTGAGCCCGATCGCTGGGTTCGGGGACGTCGAGTCGAACGCGGTCCTCGTGGCGGGCGCCGCCGAGTCCGTGCTCATCGACACGCCGGCGACCGAGGCGCAGACCGCACCCGTGCTCGCGTGGGCCGCGGAGACGCTGCGCCGGCCGGTGCGCCACCTCGTCGTCACGCACTGGCACGCCGACCGGATGGGCGGGATCGGGCTCGCGCGGCCGAACCGGATCCGGACGTACGCGCTCGGGAAGACGCGCGCGCTCGCGCAGCGCCACGGCCTGGTGGTCCCGGAGCGCGAGCTGCGGCCCGAGGAGCGACTCGCCCTCGCGGGCGTGAAGCTCGAGACCTGGTACCCCGGGCACGGGCACACCGCCGACAACCTCGTGGTGTGGCTGCCCGCGAACGGGCTGCTCGTGGGCGGGTGCTTCGTCAAGGCGGCGGAGGCGAGGACGCTCGGGAACCTCGAGGAGATCGATCCGGTGCAGTGGGCGAAGGGCGCCGCCGCGGCCGCGCGTCGCTATCCGCAGCCTCGGACGGTGGTCCCGGGCCACGGCGCGGCCGGCGGTCCGGAGCTGCTGCGGCACACCGCGGAGCTGGCCCAGGCGTACGCGGCGGAGCACGGACGCGAGGGCGAGCGGCGCCGGTGA
- a CDS encoding sigma-70 family RNA polymerase sigma factor has protein sequence MTDGTETFETQRPALLALAYRMLGELARAEDVVQEAWLRWQRRPDEVGSAKAFLLTTVARLCLDELGSARARREESRSDRLPEPVDLERAGLGRVEMLDRISMAFLVLLQRLTPAERAVLLLHDVFDMTHAEIAARLERSEPACRQLLRRARENVATERRTLRASRDEHRRLLAAFMEASARGDQRALLELLAEDAVLIADAGPGVVRYGRIRNIGRPVVGGVKVAALLASVARQRVGAPLELRERTLNGEPAAVAFEDGRPVSAIVLAVAGGKVRHVYLQVDPERLRHVGPLA, from the coding sequence ATGACCGACGGAACGGAGACCTTCGAGACGCAACGTCCGGCCCTGCTCGCGCTCGCCTACCGGATGCTCGGGGAGCTGGCGCGCGCCGAGGACGTGGTGCAGGAGGCGTGGCTCCGGTGGCAGCGGCGCCCGGACGAGGTCGGCTCCGCGAAGGCGTTCCTGCTCACCACCGTCGCGCGCCTCTGCCTCGACGAGCTCGGCTCGGCGCGGGCGAGGCGGGAGGAGAGCCGCAGCGATCGGCTGCCGGAGCCGGTGGACCTCGAGCGCGCGGGCCTCGGGCGCGTGGAGATGCTCGACCGGATCTCGATGGCGTTCCTGGTCCTCCTGCAGCGCCTCACGCCCGCCGAGCGCGCCGTGCTGCTGCTGCACGACGTGTTCGACATGACCCACGCCGAGATCGCGGCGCGGCTCGAGAGGAGCGAGCCGGCGTGCCGGCAGCTCCTCAGGCGGGCGAGGGAGAACGTCGCGACGGAGCGCCGCACGCTCCGGGCGTCGCGCGACGAGCACCGCCGGCTCCTGGCGGCGTTCATGGAGGCGAGCGCGCGTGGTGACCAGCGCGCGCTGCTCGAGCTGCTCGCGGAGGACGCCGTCCTCATCGCCGACGCGGGTCCGGGCGTGGTGCGCTACGGACGCATCCGCAACATCGGACGGCCGGTGGTCGGCGGCGTGAAGGTGGCCGCGCTGCTCGCGTCCGTGGCGCGGCAGCGGGTCGGGGCGCCGCTCGAGCTGCGCGAGCGCACGCTCAACGGGGAGCCGGCCGCGGTGGCGTTCGAGGACGGGCGTCCGGTGTCGGCCATCGTGCTCGCGGTCGCCGGCGGCAAGGTACGGCACGTGTATCTCCAGGTGGACCCGGAGCGGCTCCGCCACGTCGGTCCGCTGGCGTGA
- a CDS encoding glutamine cyclotransferase produces the protein MPAEAPGAEVPSAAAEVVREYGPFDGAPVAGVSFDGERVWAATGARLIAFDPASGETVRALEVACDAGTAFDGRHLHQLAGDRILRLDPGTGAVLGSIPAPEGAGGSGLCWAEGSLWVGRYGERRILRVDPATGAVLRTIESDRFVTGVTWVDGELWHGTMEGGESELRRVDPAGGAVRARLAMPRGALVSGLESDGAGLFFCGGAASGKVRAVRRPAPAGGRGASRARRPGPRSLRRR, from the coding sequence GTGCCCGCCGAGGCACCCGGCGCCGAAGTCCCCAGCGCCGCCGCCGAGGTGGTGCGCGAGTACGGCCCGTTCGACGGCGCCCCGGTGGCCGGGGTCAGCTTCGACGGCGAGCGCGTCTGGGCCGCGACCGGCGCGCGGCTCATCGCGTTCGACCCTGCCAGCGGCGAGACGGTCCGCGCGCTCGAGGTCGCGTGCGACGCGGGCACCGCGTTCGACGGCCGGCACCTCCACCAGCTCGCCGGCGACCGGATCCTTCGCCTCGACCCGGGCACCGGCGCGGTCCTGGGCAGCATCCCGGCGCCGGAGGGCGCCGGCGGCTCGGGCCTGTGCTGGGCCGAAGGGAGCCTGTGGGTCGGGCGCTACGGCGAGCGGCGGATCCTGCGGGTCGATCCCGCCACCGGCGCCGTCCTGCGCACGATCGAGTCCGACCGCTTCGTCACCGGGGTGACCTGGGTGGACGGCGAGCTGTGGCACGGGACGATGGAGGGGGGCGAGAGCGAGCTGCGCCGGGTCGATCCGGCCGGCGGCGCGGTGCGGGCGCGGCTCGCGATGCCCCGGGGCGCGCTGGTGAGCGGGCTCGAGTCCGACGGCGCCGGCCTGTTCTTCTGCGGCGGCGCCGCGAGCGGGAAGGTGCGCGCGGTGCGCCGCCCCGCGCCGGCGGGCGGACGGGGGGCGAGCCGGGCTCGGCGCCCGGGCCCCCGCAGCCTGCGCCGGCGCTAG
- a CDS encoding prenyltransferase yields MSTPSPHLSGPPEELGAAAVPATSARSIWVDLLVYPTHSLPTAAQPVLVGLGLAVHFGVLSPWPALVGLFGSWVIHVAGLFTDNHELLRLHPKLPEHPELVHAVETGALRLATLRLAIVGCLALALATAPYLYRIGGAPVLAFGALGIVTSLSYNGGPWAYARRGQADPLFVVMFGVVGVVGTYFIQAAAVQGAPEPWRMLASLPLPVYLVGLPVGALVTAVLLVDDLRDHEFDRLKGWRTGAVLHGPGFNRVEISALLALAYLAPLGSWLLLDLGPWMLLPLASAPMAVGALRTLFTVRERARLIPLTPRMARVGLVYSALLGAALALAPR; encoded by the coding sequence GTGAGCACGCCATCTCCCCACCTCTCCGGCCCGCCCGAGGAGCTCGGCGCCGCCGCGGTGCCTGCGACCTCGGCGCGGAGCATCTGGGTGGACCTGCTCGTGTACCCGACGCACTCGCTGCCCACCGCCGCGCAGCCGGTGCTGGTCGGCCTGGGGCTGGCGGTGCACTTCGGCGTGCTCTCGCCCTGGCCGGCGCTGGTGGGCCTGTTCGGATCGTGGGTCATCCACGTGGCCGGGCTCTTCACCGACAACCACGAGCTGCTCCGGCTCCACCCGAAGCTCCCGGAGCACCCCGAGCTCGTCCATGCCGTGGAGACGGGCGCCCTGCGGCTCGCCACGCTGCGCCTCGCGATCGTCGGGTGCCTCGCGCTCGCGCTCGCGACGGCGCCGTACCTGTACCGGATCGGCGGCGCGCCGGTGCTGGCCTTCGGCGCCCTGGGGATCGTGACCAGCCTCTCGTACAACGGGGGCCCGTGGGCCTACGCCCGCCGCGGCCAGGCCGACCCGCTGTTCGTGGTGATGTTCGGCGTGGTCGGCGTGGTGGGGACGTACTTCATCCAGGCGGCGGCCGTGCAGGGCGCGCCCGAGCCGTGGCGCATGCTCGCGTCGCTGCCGCTGCCCGTCTACCTCGTCGGCCTGCCGGTGGGCGCGCTCGTGACCGCGGTGCTCCTGGTGGACGACCTCCGCGACCACGAGTTCGACCGCCTGAAGGGCTGGCGGACCGGCGCGGTGCTCCACGGGCCAGGCTTCAACCGCGTCGAGATCTCCGCCCTGCTCGCGCTCGCGTACCTCGCACCGCTCGGCTCCTGGCTCCTGCTCGACCTCGGCCCGTGGATGCTCCTGCCGCTCGCCTCCGCGCCGATGGCCGTCGGCGCGCTCCGGACCTTGTTCACGGTCCGTGAGCGGGCGCGCCTCATCCCGCTCACGCCGCGGATGGCGCGGGTCGGGCTCGTCTACTCCGCGCTGCTCGGGGCGGCGCTGGCCCTCGCGCCGCGGTGA
- a CDS encoding DoxX family protein, producing the protein MTSTTTPSTTAAPPALRAPPPRSARRARLAYWISTGLVCAVMVFSVLSFTFHDRFPFPDGKEGAFVHLGLPPYFKVELTIAKALGVLALLVPGVPRKVREFAYFGFGLTLVSAAIAHFSVGDARRLSPLYVIDPLLFLGCLATSYAGFLRGGPEAFRGPSAQPAVGTSGAATVRSVRVARTPPPSEASPR; encoded by the coding sequence ATGACGAGCACGACGACCCCGTCCACGACCGCCGCTCCGCCGGCGCTGCGCGCTCCTCCCCCCAGGAGCGCGCGACGCGCGCGCCTCGCGTACTGGATCAGCACCGGCCTGGTGTGCGCCGTGATGGTGTTCAGCGTCCTCTCGTTCACGTTCCACGATCGCTTCCCGTTCCCCGATGGCAAGGAGGGCGCGTTCGTGCACCTCGGGCTGCCCCCGTACTTCAAGGTGGAGCTCACGATCGCGAAGGCGCTCGGCGTCCTCGCGCTGCTCGTCCCCGGTGTGCCGCGCAAGGTCCGGGAGTTCGCCTACTTCGGCTTCGGCCTCACGCTCGTCTCCGCCGCGATCGCGCACTTCTCGGTCGGCGACGCCCGGCGGCTGAGCCCGCTGTACGTGATCGATCCGCTCCTGTTCCTCGGATGCCTCGCGACGTCCTACGCCGGCTTCCTCCGTGGCGGGCCCGAGGCGTTTCGCGGCCCGTCCGCGCAGCCGGCGGTCGGGACGAGCGGCGCCGCGACCGTCCGCTCCGTCCGCGTGGCCCGCACGCCTCCGCCCAGCGAGGCCTCGCCGAGGTGA
- a CDS encoding LysR family transcriptional regulator, with product MSKRALNAQGGAGPAQQRAGLDWGHLEFFLELVRTGSHARAARRLGVDRNTVARRVAALEGALGLALFERGPQGWACTTTGQELAELASRVEQDVLALARHADTRDRALDGTVRLTTASHLATYLFLPAVGVLRERHPGLVLEIAADQRAFDLTRREADLAVRMGRPRDAGLVTRKLSDVAYGLYGGREVVGGKPRAVDFAADPFVGLDEGHAAVPQERWLERVAPARRIVFRCNSTTALLQAARLGVGVAVLPRFVADRDPALVRLEGPEPAPHELWLLVHGDLRRTPRVRAVIDWLDGLVERARPALAGQP from the coding sequence ATGTCGAAGCGCGCCTTGAACGCGCAGGGGGGCGCGGGCCCCGCGCAGCAACGCGCGGGGCTGGACTGGGGGCACCTCGAGTTCTTCCTCGAGCTGGTGCGCACCGGGAGCCACGCCCGCGCGGCGCGGCGGCTCGGCGTGGATCGCAACACCGTGGCGCGCCGGGTGGCGGCGCTGGAGGGCGCGCTCGGCCTGGCGCTGTTCGAGCGCGGGCCGCAGGGCTGGGCGTGCACCACCACCGGCCAGGAGCTGGCCGAGCTCGCCTCGCGGGTGGAGCAGGACGTGCTCGCGCTCGCGCGCCACGCCGACACGCGCGACCGGGCGCTGGACGGGACGGTGCGGCTCACCACCGCCTCGCACCTCGCCACATACCTGTTCCTGCCGGCGGTGGGCGTCCTCCGCGAGCGGCACCCCGGGCTCGTCCTCGAGATCGCCGCCGACCAGCGCGCCTTCGATCTCACGCGGCGCGAGGCCGACCTGGCGGTGCGCATGGGCCGCCCTCGCGACGCCGGCCTCGTCACGCGCAAGCTCTCCGACGTCGCCTACGGGCTGTACGGCGGCCGGGAGGTGGTGGGCGGGAAGCCGCGGGCGGTGGACTTCGCGGCGGATCCGTTCGTCGGGCTCGACGAGGGCCATGCCGCGGTGCCGCAGGAGCGCTGGCTGGAGCGGGTCGCGCCGGCGCGCCGGATCGTCTTCCGCTGCAACAGCACCACCGCGCTGCTCCAGGCGGCGCGGCTCGGGGTCGGGGTGGCGGTGCTGCCGCGCTTCGTGGCAGACCGCGACCCGGCGCTGGTGCGGCTGGAGGGTCCGGAGCCGGCGCCGCACGAGCTGTGGCTCCTCGTGCATGGCGACCTGCGCCGCACGCCGCGGGTGCGGGCGGTCATCGACTGGCTGGACGGCCTGGTGGAGCGCGCCCGGCCGGCGCTGGCGGGGCAGCCCTAG
- a CDS encoding ribosome-binding factor A — MTPERPNRPGAPSRATPFTPQPAASAADAAALRAERLERILLALFRSVVREESTDPGLTGVDLVALRLSLDGAEARIGYALEVPRGEGQGAECEAAEALARAAPLLRARLAEVIDLPVLPSLTFALERVREVPRAPRAGAA; from the coding sequence ATGACCCCAGAACGCCCGAATCGCCCCGGCGCGCCCTCGCGCGCCACCCCGTTCACCCCGCAGCCTGCCGCCTCCGCGGCGGACGCGGCCGCCCTCCGCGCCGAGCGCCTCGAGCGCATCCTCCTCGCGCTGTTCCGCTCGGTGGTGCGCGAGGAGTCCACCGACCCCGGGCTCACGGGCGTGGACCTCGTCGCGCTCCGCCTCTCGCTGGACGGCGCCGAGGCGCGCATCGGGTACGCGCTCGAGGTTCCGCGCGGCGAGGGGCAGGGAGCGGAGTGCGAGGCGGCCGAGGCGCTGGCCCGCGCCGCGCCGCTCCTGCGCGCCCGGCTCGCCGAGGTCATCGACCTGCCCGTGTTGCCGTCGCTCACGTTCGCGCTCGAGCGCGTCCGCGAGGTGCCTCGCGCGCCGCGGGCCGGGGCGGCGTGA
- a CDS encoding LysR substrate-binding domain-containing protein, translating to MPRLDPRRLQSFREVALAGRISVAARTLHLSPSALSEQVRELERTCGRPLLLRTAHGVQLTADGQRLLEHAQRVDEALRAAEASMDREAEEGGPLVLGASQTTAAWVVPHLVAELRRARPGVAVRVEVGNTDAVLGWLAKGTVPLGLVEGLSRAPHVRLEPFARDEIVAAASSAAPAEILRLRRVAELDRVPIVWREVGSGTRAVVEKALRRAGVRRTRRHADLELGTNDAVKAAVQLGLGVGFLSRWAIRTELATGALRAIPLEGLRIERAFSWALPAGGVSGIAGRFLREAQRLAAGTVRPAWFP from the coding sequence ATGCCCCGCCTCGATCCGCGCCGCCTGCAGTCCTTCCGCGAGGTCGCGCTCGCCGGCCGCATCTCGGTCGCCGCGCGCACCCTCCACCTCTCGCCGTCCGCGCTCTCGGAGCAGGTCCGCGAGCTGGAGCGCACGTGCGGGCGGCCGCTCCTCCTTCGCACCGCCCACGGCGTCCAGCTCACGGCGGACGGGCAGCGGCTCCTCGAGCACGCGCAGCGCGTGGACGAGGCGCTGCGCGCGGCGGAGGCCTCGATGGATCGCGAGGCGGAGGAGGGCGGTCCGCTCGTGCTGGGGGCGAGCCAGACCACCGCGGCCTGGGTGGTCCCGCACCTCGTCGCGGAGCTCCGCCGCGCGCGGCCGGGCGTGGCGGTGCGCGTGGAGGTCGGCAACACCGACGCCGTCCTCGGCTGGCTCGCCAAGGGCACCGTCCCGCTGGGCCTGGTGGAGGGGCTCTCCCGCGCGCCGCACGTCCGGCTGGAGCCGTTCGCGCGGGACGAGATCGTCGCGGCGGCCTCGAGCGCCGCGCCGGCCGAGATCCTGCGCCTGCGCCGCGTCGCCGAGCTGGACCGCGTGCCCATCGTGTGGCGCGAGGTCGGCTCCGGTACCCGCGCGGTGGTGGAGAAGGCGCTCCGGCGCGCGGGCGTCCGCAGGACGCGCCGCCACGCCGACCTCGAGCTCGGGACGAACGACGCGGTGAAGGCCGCGGTGCAGCTCGGGCTGGGCGTCGGGTTCCTGTCGCGCTGGGCCATCCGCACCGAGCTCGCCACCGGCGCGCTGCGCGCGATCCCGCTCGAGGGCCTCCGCATCGAGCGCGCGTTCTCGTGGGCGCTCCCGGCCGGCGGGGTCTCCGGGATCGCCGGCCGCTTCCTGCGCGAGGCGCAGCGGCTCGCGGCCGGGACGGTGCGCCCGGCCTGGTTCCCGTGA